In Brevibacillus brevis NBRC 100599, a single genomic region encodes these proteins:
- the holB gene encoding DNA polymerase III subunit delta', producing MTWTRFSQQPRAQELLSHSLRNERLAHAYLLAGPKGSGKKQMALHLAKSLFCSEREADACGACVTCRRIDGGNHPDVLFITPDGASIKIDQIRSLQKEMAMRAVESSRKVYIIEHVDKMTTQAANSLLKFLEEPPAGVLALLLTEHSHAILPTILSRCQIVQFSPLSAESIAEKLRAEGVLAGMAQVASHITTNVEEAMTLSQSESFAQLRNLVIQLVQECKQRNSSALLTIHDMLQKSDKSKEELPLFLDLLILWLRDILYLQVGRHAHLINSDQQDVLQGQALVWTKAELLRGIDLVMETKNRIERNANAQLALERLVLQFQEG from the coding sequence ATGACATGGACCCGTTTTTCTCAGCAGCCACGAGCACAGGAACTGCTGTCTCATAGTTTGCGCAACGAACGACTGGCACACGCCTACTTGCTGGCGGGTCCCAAAGGTTCAGGTAAAAAGCAGATGGCCCTGCATCTGGCGAAGTCCCTTTTTTGTTCGGAAAGGGAGGCAGACGCCTGCGGGGCCTGTGTTACATGCAGGCGCATAGATGGTGGCAACCATCCGGATGTGTTGTTTATTACGCCTGATGGGGCTTCGATTAAGATCGACCAGATCCGTTCGCTGCAAAAAGAAATGGCGATGCGCGCCGTCGAGTCGTCACGCAAGGTATATATCATCGAGCACGTCGATAAAATGACGACACAGGCTGCCAACAGTCTGCTCAAGTTTCTGGAGGAACCGCCCGCTGGTGTACTGGCACTACTTTTGACAGAGCACAGCCATGCGATTCTTCCTACGATTTTATCTCGATGCCAAATCGTTCAATTTTCACCACTTTCTGCAGAATCGATTGCGGAAAAGTTGCGTGCAGAGGGCGTTTTGGCGGGAATGGCGCAGGTTGCCTCCCACATTACGACAAATGTGGAAGAAGCTATGACACTCAGCCAATCAGAATCGTTTGCACAGCTAAGAAATCTAGTGATACAATTGGTGCAGGAGTGCAAACAGCGCAATTCATCTGCACTCTTAACGATCCATGATATGTTGCAAAAGAGCGACAAAAGTAAAGAGGAACTACCCCTCTTTTTAGATTTGCTCATCCTTTGGCTGCGCGATATCCTGTATTTGCAAGTAGGCAGGCATGCCCATCTCATTAACAGCGACCAACAGGATGTGCTGCAAGGACAAGCACTGGTATGGACAAAAGCTGAGCTCTTGCGTGGGATAGATTTGGTCATGGAGACGAAAAATCGGATAGAGCGAAATGCCAACGCACAGTTGGCTCTTGAGCGGTTGGTTCTTCAATTCCAGGAGGGATAA
- a CDS encoding PSP1 domain-containing protein: MYEVVGVRFKKAGKIYYFDPDRLPIEQDCTVIVETARGVEFGKVVIGKKEVAESDVVLPLKKVIRMADERDAKQVDENKQAAKNAFAVCQTKIKEHKLDMKLVDVEYTFDRNKIIFYFTADGRVDFRELVKDLASVFRTRIELRQIGVRDEAKMLGGIGPCGRLLCCSTFLGDFEPVSIKMAKDQNLSLNPAKISGLCGRLMCCLKYENDNYESSKDEMPDVGKLVTTPMGNGRVVSVNVLDQSVQVELSIDKRVTEFGLDEIAIGLPTFE, translated from the coding sequence TTGTACGAGGTTGTTGGGGTCCGCTTTAAGAAAGCGGGCAAAATATATTACTTCGACCCTGACCGACTGCCGATTGAGCAAGACTGCACCGTCATCGTGGAAACGGCGCGAGGGGTCGAATTTGGCAAGGTCGTCATTGGCAAAAAAGAAGTGGCTGAGTCTGATGTCGTATTGCCGCTGAAAAAGGTCATTCGGATGGCAGACGAGCGAGATGCAAAACAGGTGGATGAAAACAAGCAAGCCGCCAAGAATGCTTTTGCTGTATGTCAGACGAAGATCAAAGAGCACAAGCTCGATATGAAGCTGGTCGATGTGGAATACACGTTCGACCGCAACAAGATTATCTTTTATTTTACTGCTGACGGCAGGGTTGATTTCCGTGAGCTTGTAAAAGACCTCGCCTCCGTATTCCGCACCCGGATTGAGCTTCGCCAGATCGGTGTGCGTGACGAAGCCAAAATGCTCGGCGGGATCGGGCCTTGTGGCAGGTTGCTTTGCTGTTCGACGTTCCTCGGCGATTTCGAGCCTGTCTCGATCAAAATGGCCAAGGACCAAAATCTTTCGTTGAATCCAGCCAAAATCTCTGGTCTATGCGGCCGGTTGATGTGCTGTTTAAAATACGAGAACGACAACTATGAAAGCTCGAAGGATGAGATGCCGGATGTCGGCAAATTGGTCACCACCCCGATGGGGAATGGACGAGTCGTTTCCGTAAACGTGCTTGACCAATCTGTTCAAGTAGAGCTTTCAATTGACAAACGTGTCACCGAATTCGGATTGGATGAGATTGCGATAGGTCTCCCCACCTTTGAATAA
- a CDS encoding sigma factor G inhibitor Gin yields the protein MEKVAQRCIVCEQEQNDGIAICEQFICQRCEQEMVNTDVQDEKYPFFIHQMRRIWLRKDA from the coding sequence ATGGAAAAAGTTGCTCAGCGATGTATCGTCTGTGAACAGGAGCAGAATGACGGAATCGCCATTTGTGAGCAGTTTATCTGTCAACGGTGCGAACAGGAAATGGTCAATACCGATGTACAGGATGAAAAGTATCCGTTTTTTATTCATCAGATGAGACGCATTTGGTTGCGAAAAGATGCGTGA
- a CDS encoding GIY-YIG nuclease family protein: MADEIPSSKSHYVYILSCADGTLYTGYTTELIRRLAAHNEGKGAKYTRGRGPVELLYWEEGADRSWGLKREESIKRLTRKKKEELIGGASE; encoded by the coding sequence ATGGCAGACGAGATTCCCTCGAGTAAGAGTCACTATGTCTACATCCTCTCTTGTGCGGATGGGACACTCTACACCGGATATACAACAGAGCTGATCCGTCGCTTGGCTGCTCATAATGAAGGAAAGGGTGCCAAGTATACGAGAGGCCGCGGGCCAGTGGAGCTGCTCTATTGGGAAGAAGGGGCAGACCGTTCCTGGGGTCTCAAGCGTGAAGAGAGCATCAAACGATTAACGCGCAAGAAAAAAGAAGAATTGATTGGAGGGGCCTCCGAATGA
- a CDS encoding tRNA1(Val) (adenine(37)-N6)-methyltransferase, which produces MEPVTNVPLYETERIDDLLTHEMKIIQSHEVFCFSMDAVLLARFASVPKRGKVLDMCTGNGAIPLIMTTRTPEASFDGIEIQERLFSMASRNVTLNGLNERITMHHGDVKDAVSLFGHGNFDLITCNPPYMPATSGEKNISEHFAIARHEIMLSLEDVIRVGSQLLKNGGKLALVHRSTRLIDIVSLMRQYGIEPKRMRLVYPRREAEPNMVLIEGIRGGKPELRIQPPLIVYENGEQYCEELQEIYYGRRDSLE; this is translated from the coding sequence ATGGAACCTGTCACCAACGTGCCGCTGTACGAAACAGAGCGCATCGATGATTTATTGACACATGAAATGAAAATAATCCAGAGCCACGAGGTGTTTTGCTTCTCCATGGACGCAGTTCTTTTGGCGCGATTCGCATCGGTGCCGAAGCGCGGAAAAGTATTGGATATGTGCACGGGCAATGGAGCTATACCGCTCATTATGACGACGCGTACGCCAGAAGCCAGTTTTGATGGAATCGAAATTCAAGAGCGTTTGTTCAGCATGGCGAGCCGCAATGTGACATTGAATGGTTTGAACGAGCGAATTACGATGCATCATGGCGATGTGAAGGATGCGGTGTCGCTGTTTGGGCACGGGAATTTCGATTTGATCACCTGCAATCCCCCATATATGCCTGCGACCAGTGGGGAGAAAAACATCAGCGAGCACTTTGCGATCGCTCGTCATGAGATTATGCTGTCCTTGGAGGATGTCATTCGCGTGGGGAGTCAGTTGCTAAAAAATGGCGGGAAGCTGGCGCTCGTGCATCGATCCACACGTTTGATCGACATCGTTTCGCTTATGCGCCAATACGGCATTGAGCCGAAACGAATGCGTCTGGTTTATCCGCGTAGGGAAGCAGAGCCGAATATGGTTCTGATCGAGGGAATAAGGGGTGGAAAGCCGGAGCTGAGAATTCAGCCGCCGCTGATTGTGTATGAAAATGGAGAGCAATACTGTGAAGAACTACAGGAAATCTATTATGGCAGACGAGATTCCCTCGAGTAA
- a CDS encoding YaaR family protein, translating into MKISDGLRPKLDLIKTTDSRKNPQLEKLNFGTMIQGEDERMSQEKLTRLLTDIDKQGQILARSRAVRDFYAYKNLVKQFMEEAVKFGIALDDRRGMNRRGRSRLYKIVKEVDAELLKLTDELLSEQAPTIDLLARIGEIRGMLINLYF; encoded by the coding sequence ATGAAAATCAGTGATGGGTTACGGCCTAAACTGGACTTGATTAAAACGACGGATTCACGCAAGAATCCTCAACTGGAAAAGCTGAATTTTGGCACGATGATTCAAGGAGAAGACGAACGTATGTCTCAGGAGAAGCTTACCCGGCTGCTGACAGACATAGACAAGCAGGGACAGATTCTTGCTCGTTCCCGCGCCGTTCGTGACTTCTATGCTTATAAAAATCTCGTCAAGCAGTTCATGGAAGAGGCTGTGAAGTTCGGCATTGCCTTAGATGACAGACGAGGAATGAATCGACGTGGTCGCAGCAGGCTGTACAAGATCGTCAAAGAGGTGGATGCAGAGCTGCTCAAGCTGACAGATGAGCTCTTGAGCGAGCAGGCACCAACGATTGATTTGTTAGCCAGGATTGGCGAAATCCGCGGCATGTTGATCAATTTGTATTTTTAG
- the tmk gene encoding dTMP kinase produces MEVATGKKGRFITIEGGEGAGKSTVIAKLYEELKTRGVDVLLTREPGGIDIAEKIREIILNPAHTQMDERTEALLYAAARGQHLAEKVLPALAEGKLVLCDRFIDSSLAYQGHARGLGIDAVYQINRFAVGDCMPELTLFFDVQPETGLARINASRGREVNRLDLEGMRFHELVREGYQLVMERDPERFVVIDAEQPMEQVYQSALQALLDRL; encoded by the coding sequence ATGGAAGTGGCAACAGGAAAAAAAGGCCGATTTATTACGATAGAAGGCGGAGAAGGGGCTGGGAAATCCACCGTCATCGCCAAGCTGTACGAAGAGCTGAAAACGCGGGGAGTCGATGTGCTTTTGACTCGTGAGCCCGGTGGAATTGATATCGCCGAAAAAATTCGGGAAATTATTTTGAATCCGGCCCACACGCAGATGGATGAAAGAACAGAGGCTCTCTTGTATGCGGCAGCACGTGGTCAGCATTTGGCGGAAAAGGTGTTACCTGCTTTGGCAGAGGGTAAGCTGGTACTGTGCGACCGTTTTATCGACAGTAGTCTCGCCTATCAAGGACATGCGCGGGGATTGGGTATTGATGCTGTCTACCAGATTAACCGATTTGCTGTCGGAGACTGTATGCCGGAATTGACTTTATTCTTTGATGTACAACCCGAAACCGGATTGGCACGGATTAATGCTTCCCGTGGACGAGAAGTAAATCGTCTCGATCTGGAAGGGATGCGTTTCCATGAGCTTGTTCGAGAAGGGTATCAGCTGGTCATGGAACGCGACCCAGAGCGCTTTGTCGTCATTGATGCCGAGCAGCCGATGGAACAAGTATATCAATCTGCCCTACAGGCACTGCTAGACAGATTGTAA
- a CDS encoding aminotransferase class I/II-fold pyridoxal phosphate-dependent enzyme encodes MLERDVEFRERQKRAPLYEQLERHAKHRPHPFHVPGHKMGNSFDNHAKNRFQDILELDVTEISGTDDLHQPQGVIAEAQDLAAQAFHAEQTKFLIGGSTVGNIALIMTVCRPGDKILVQRNCHKSVFNGIMMARATPIFLVPAVDLATGVAAGVRREDVERALLAHPDAKAVFLTNPTYYGMGIDLAKLAATVHRFDVPLLIDEAHGAHYGFHPAFPRSAMQEGADASVQSTHKMGTAMTMSSMLHIQGERIDRERLFRHLAMLQSSSPSYVLMASLDVARRHLVLEATEEWNRLLPLLDKFRERLDRLDWLDWPRLSTNSVYATLDPLKLFFHLRTAQFSGFDLQKWMEKHGIFSELADDSHVLLAASTGTASRDLEALCRLLESMAPQVEPGEERILLAGVVSSHYLREQALPMHEAVDCPRESILLEQALGRIVAEMVIPYPPGIPVLVPGERIDEESLAMLKELARGQTRFHGVQDDQLQTIQVLR; translated from the coding sequence GTGTTGGAGAGAGATGTTGAATTTCGGGAGCGACAAAAGCGTGCGCCCCTTTATGAACAGCTTGAACGGCACGCCAAGCATCGGCCGCATCCGTTTCATGTGCCAGGACATAAAATGGGCAACAGCTTTGACAACCATGCGAAAAATCGCTTTCAAGACATTTTGGAGCTGGACGTAACGGAAATTAGCGGGACAGACGACCTGCATCAGCCACAGGGTGTCATTGCAGAAGCGCAGGATTTGGCGGCGCAAGCCTTCCATGCGGAACAGACCAAGTTTTTGATCGGAGGAAGTACAGTAGGAAATATCGCCCTCATCATGACGGTATGCAGACCGGGCGACAAGATACTCGTACAACGCAATTGCCATAAATCTGTATTCAACGGCATTATGATGGCGAGAGCAACCCCGATCTTTTTAGTACCTGCCGTCGATCTGGCAACAGGAGTCGCTGCGGGTGTAAGGCGCGAAGATGTAGAGCGTGCGCTGCTTGCACACCCCGATGCCAAGGCAGTTTTTTTGACGAATCCGACCTATTATGGAATGGGTATCGATTTGGCGAAATTGGCGGCTACTGTCCATCGGTTTGACGTACCGCTTTTAATAGACGAAGCTCACGGTGCCCACTACGGGTTCCATCCTGCCTTTCCGCGTTCTGCTATGCAGGAAGGTGCAGATGCTTCGGTCCAATCGACACACAAAATGGGAACAGCGATGACGATGTCCTCGATGCTGCATATTCAGGGGGAGCGGATTGATCGTGAACGGTTGTTCCGCCATCTCGCCATGCTTCAGTCTTCCAGCCCATCCTATGTGCTGATGGCTTCGCTCGATGTAGCCAGACGTCATCTGGTGTTGGAGGCGACCGAGGAGTGGAACAGGTTGTTGCCGCTTTTGGACAAGTTTCGGGAGCGACTTGATCGACTGGACTGGCTGGATTGGCCGCGCCTGTCCACAAACAGCGTATACGCTACGCTTGACCCGTTGAAGCTGTTTTTTCATTTGCGAACAGCCCAATTCAGTGGATTTGACTTGCAGAAATGGATGGAAAAGCACGGGATTTTCTCGGAGCTGGCGGATGACTCTCATGTACTCCTCGCAGCCTCGACAGGAACAGCCTCCCGTGACCTGGAAGCTTTGTGTAGATTGCTTGAATCGATGGCGCCACAAGTAGAACCGGGGGAGGAGCGCATTCTTTTGGCGGGAGTCGTGTCTTCCCATTATTTGCGCGAGCAGGCATTGCCGATGCATGAAGCCGTTGATTGCCCGAGGGAGTCCATTCTTTTGGAGCAGGCTCTGGGACGCATTGTGGCAGAGATGGTGATTCCATATCCGCCAGGGATTCCGGTGCTGGTGCCAGGCGAGCGGATCGATGAAGAAAGTCTGGCGATGCTAAAGGAATTGGCGAGAGGACAAACACGATTCCACGGCGTACAAGACGACCAGCTACAAACGATACAGGTTTTACGATAA
- the yabA gene encoding DNA replication initiation control protein YabA, producing MDKREIFVKMASIEERIGDLYKEIGELKDVIVVLMEENAQLLVENQHLRNRLDRKKTGSQAKQKGTSPVAKEKAKKAVVGEGYDNLARLYAEGFHICNVHFGSLRKEGDCLFCLSFLSGGPQK from the coding sequence GTGGACAAACGGGAAATCTTCGTCAAGATGGCGAGCATTGAAGAACGTATTGGCGACCTTTATAAGGAAATTGGTGAATTGAAAGACGTCATCGTTGTTTTGATGGAGGAAAACGCCCAATTACTCGTTGAAAACCAGCACCTTCGCAACCGACTAGACAGGAAAAAGACCGGCTCCCAAGCAAAACAAAAGGGAACAAGCCCTGTCGCGAAGGAAAAAGCCAAAAAGGCAGTGGTCGGCGAAGGATATGACAACCTAGCCCGTTTGTACGCGGAAGGATTTCATATCTGTAATGTGCATTTCGGCAGCCTGCGAAAAGAAGGGGATTGCCTGTTCTGTCTCTCATTCCTGAGCGGCGGCCCTCAAAAATAA
- a CDS encoding cyclic-di-AMP receptor: MKMVVAVVQDKDSGRLSQQLVKKGFRATKLASTGSFLRAGNTTFLIGTSDESVPEVIDIIAHNCKSRKQMVTPVSPLSNAVDSFMPYPLEVQVGGAAVFVLDVGEFHSF, from the coding sequence ATGAAAATGGTAGTTGCGGTCGTCCAAGATAAAGATAGTGGTCGTCTGTCTCAACAACTGGTAAAAAAAGGTTTTCGTGCTACGAAGCTGGCTAGTACGGGTAGCTTTTTACGCGCCGGTAACACAACTTTTTTGATCGGTACGTCTGACGAAAGCGTGCCGGAAGTAATCGACATCATTGCGCATAATTGCAAATCCCGCAAACAAATGGTCACTCCCGTCTCTCCACTCAGCAATGCTGTAGACTCGTTCATGCCATATCCGCTGGAAGTACAGGTGGGTGGTGCGGCAGTATTCGTATTGGATGTCGGGGAGTTCCACTCATTTTAA